A genome region from Lytechinus pictus isolate F3 Inbred chromosome 14, Lp3.0, whole genome shotgun sequence includes the following:
- the LOC129276190 gene encoding uncharacterized protein LOC129276190: MIEQVHSLKYLGVTLNSSVTWDDQVDNGKRSPQITIKQIRVRIEPDKKGKRAPKGVTKQIRAQPNRLSLRQRQEREAETSFITVPQTSTRTNSALLEIGTCTTDVVLGKGMVSTLKGDSFTSETELLESLDQQKIKHRDNEYDNPIMNLKDPDEDIDMIKNARRTSTETDTPFTSDTSNVPSWNNSPLHFISGRTVRRASSPERTSLSGANAERDTVFRESSESGSNGEVHRRIKLMRMHGRRNSGNNSKDSGYAGGSFASNDSSRNLLAYRDLREDLQKRENPNLGVMKDVDNTRDTTPVIFEMESETAPLVRLNSTRPLNPQQPRRYSLQVPPQPSLYHANVTRNNSHPYYPQVRPVRRIVGSSVRGRRNPLPFYPRDIPRHERYNEYPYIVDCPPLYYEDSYLNFNEPLEHPARIPRRTNNPLYRLPPQDNQQYSPNLFPSLSSFPVTPQLHQVPHDQMQFVKRRTTSTQTPTDYSPDTPPASPPSAPSIIRWHREGRSFVIMPREDMALDYLGPIYLAESMSESDQSLDEPTGIAIASDSDATRPPQQPREGRATNSETDSDQLDRSDSNDDEESTKTSSKDEDSIKDEKALLLEAKSDWIHDTQL; the protein is encoded by the exons ATGATAGAACAAGTACATTCTCTCAAGTACCTCGGGGTCACCCTTAACTCTAGTGTGACCTGGGATGACCAGGTTGATAAT GGAAAGCGTTCTCCTCAAATCACCATCAAACAGATTCGAGTACGAATAGAACCTGACAAGAAAGGAAAACGAGCTCCCAAAGGTGTCACCAAGCAGATACGGGCACAACCGAATCGACTGAGTCTCCGGCAGCGGCAGGAAAGAGAAGCTGAGACATCTTTCATTACAGTACCTCAGACTTCCACAAGAACTAACAGTGCTCTACTAGAGATCGGTACATGTACAACTGATGTTGTTCTCGGTAAGGGAATGGTTTCCACGCTAAAAGGGGACTCCTTTACATCAGAAACTGAACTTCTTGAATCCTTGGATCAACAGAAAATTAAACACCGTGACAACGAATATGACAATCCCATCATGAATTTGAAAGACCCTGATGAGGATATTGACATGATTAAGAATGCTCGAAGAACGAGCACAGAGACGGATACCCCGTTCACTTCTGATACCAGTAATGTTCCAAGCTGGAATAATTCACCGCTTCATTTTATCAGCGGTAGGACAGTGAGACGAGCATCGTCGCCTGAAAGGACATCATTGTCAGGTGCGAATGCGGAAAGGGATACTGTCTTCAGGGAAAGCTCAGAGTCCGGAAGCAACGGTGAGGTGCACCGCCGAATCAAACTGATGCGAATGCACGGCCGGAGGAACAGTGGTAATAACTCGAAAGATTCTGGATACGCAGGTGGGAGTTTTGCCTCAAATGACAGTTCACGCAATCTTTTAGCGTACAGAGATTTGCGCGAAGATCTGCAGAAACGTGAAAACCCCAACCTGGGCGTAATGAAAGACGTTGATAATACGAGGGATACTACACCGGTTATATTTGAAATGGAGAGTGAAACGGCGCCTCTTGTTCGTCTCAACAGCACCCGACCATTGAATCCCCAACAGCCAAGGCGTTACAGTCTTCAGGTACCACCACAACCTTCTTTGTACCATGCCAATGTAACGCGTAACAACAGCCACCCGTACTACCCTCAGGTCCGACCTGTGAGGCGTATAGTTGGATCATCAGTGAGAGGGAGAAGGAATCCTTTGCCATTCTATCCCCGAGATATCCCAAGGCATGAACGGTATAATGAATACCCATACATAGTGGACTGCCCGCCGCTTTACTACGAAGACTCTTACTTAAATTTCAACGAGCCTTTGGAACATCCTGCAAGAATACCTCGTAGGACCAACAACCCACTGTATCGTCTACCTCCACAGGATAATCAACAGTACTCTCCAAACCTCTTCCcatctctttcttcctttccagTGACTCCCCAGCTCCATCAAGTACCTCACGACCAGATGCAATTTGTAAAACGCAGGACAACCTCAACCCAGACACCAACCGACTACAGCCCAGATACTCCCCCAGCTAGCCCGCCCTCTGCGCCGTCCATCATCAGATGGCATAGGGAAGGGCGGTCGTTCGTTATAATGCCTCGTGAGGACATGGCTCTGGATTACCTCGGTCCGATATACTTAGCGGAATCCATGAGTGAGAGTGATCAAAGCCTCGATGAACCTACGGGTATAGCCATTGCATCAGACTCTGATGCAACACGACCACCGCAACAGCCTCGAGAAGGACGCGCCACGAACTCTGAAACAGACAGTGATCAATTGGATAGGTCAGATTCGAATGATGACGAAGAGAGCACGAAGACATCATCTAAAGATGAGGACAGTATAAAAGATGAGAAGGCACTGCTCTTGGAGGCTAAATCTGATTGGATTCATGATACACAATTATGA